Within Nosocomiicoccus ampullae, the genomic segment TACCCCATTTGCCTGCGATAACTTCGTTCACAATTGTTGCGACCGACTTAGATGTCGGTCGCACATTAACGCCCATTCTACGATTGATTTCTGTCTGAACTTTAGCATAGTTACTACCTAAAGAACGTTTACGTGCATCTCCATTACCATGCTTTCCAGCTAATACTTCAACTGCAAGTTGTGAGATTGTTTTAGATTTAGGTTTAATCGTTGTTTTCTTTTTACTCACTTTTTTTAGATTTAGCCTTAGTAACTTTCTTACCATTTAATTGGTCTAAATATCGTTGTACTTTACGTCTAAACGCTTGGTAACTATTAGTAGCGTGCATTTTATGTGGACAGTCTTTACGTGACCAGTCATAGTGACGTTTAAGTCTGTCAATACCCCAACCGTACTGCTTTAATACATGTGCGATATATAGTGCTGCATTATCCTCTGCTTTCTTGTATCGTGCAGATTTAGCACCACTATAACCGTTATCCATACTGTAGCAAATTTCAATACCGATTGATTGTCGGTTACCTGCACCATTACCATCGCCTGCATGCCACGTATTACGGTTAAATGGTATTAATTGAACAGCTTCTTTATCGTCAATTGCAACGTGATAACTGACTTGTAGATTATTATAGTTGTGGAACGATGCTTCATTTCTTGCTGAAGCAGTATTTCCAGTATTATGCATCGTATTATATTGAGGTTTCATAGCGTATGGTACTTTAATATAGATTATTATCCATACAATAAAATGTCACTAATTAATATTATACTGAATATTTATGTATTTTACATTTATATTTAAAATCATTAGAAAATATTAATGGTATAACAATAAAAAAACATAGATAGTTAAACACTATCTATGTGACTTTGTTTTTATCTTCTTCCTAATTTTAATGCTCCGATGATTAGTGGGATTTGAAGCGGAAGGCGTCCGTATAATACGTATGGATTTGCTTCAGTGCCTGGTTTAAATGGTATTTTCTTTAAAGCCATATATACATTCGCTGGAAATACTGCAATCATAAATAATGCAATGAGTTTTCCATAAATGTTGTGTTTACTTTTCACCCATAATAAAAACGAAAATAGTATTTCTAATACACCAGTAAATTTTACGATAAACGTCTTACAAGGTAATACTGATGGGACGATTCTTCTAAATCCTTCTAGATTAATAAAGTGTAATACTCCTGCACCCATTAATAAAATTGAGTATAATGTTCTTAATATTACTTTCATCTAAATACTTCCTTTCATTAATATAATAAAATAAATTTAAAGGTGATTCTATGATTATGCATGATTTTAAAGTACAAACAAACTGGGAAAATGGTAGGAGTTCTATCGGAGATTTTAAAGCTGATCATATCGATGGTAAGATTTCGATTCCAAGTGAACTTGGCGGTCCGGGTGACGCATCAAATCCTGACGAATTATTAGTTGCTGCTGCATCTAGTTGTTACATTATTAGCCTTGCTGCGACACTAGAGCGCGCGAGATTTACGAATGTTAAAATTACTTTAAACTCTGTCGGTACCGCTTCTTTAAGTGAGAGTGGTAAATTTAAAATGGAGACAATTACTCACTATCCGACTATTTTTACTGATGATACTGAAAAATTAGAAAAACGTATCGATAAATTAATAGAAATTGCAGACAATAAC encodes:
- a CDS encoding SACOL1771 family peroxiredoxin translates to MIMHDFKVQTNWENGRSSIGDFKADHIDGKISIPSELGGPGDASNPDELLVAAASSCYIISLAATLERARFTNVKITLNSVGTASLSESGKFKMETITHYPTIFTDDTEKLEKRIDKLIEIADNNCMVSNAIRGNVEIIVKPTIDSK
- a CDS encoding N-acetylmuramoyl-L-alanine amidase family protein, with translation MKPQYNTMHNTGNTASARNEASFHNYNNLQVSYHVAIDDKEAVQLIPFNRNTWHAGDGNGAGNRQSIGIEICYSMDNGYSGAKSARYKKAEDNAALYIAHVLKQYGWGIDRLKRHYDWSRKDCPHKMHATNSYQAFRRKVQRYLDQLNGKKVTKAKSKKSE